Part of the Liberibacter crescens BT-1 genome is shown below.
CTTACACCTTAACTCAAAAAAAACAAATGATATTTGTGTATTCTTCTCTATGCAGTATCCTCATTTTCCTTGCTATTGCTTTCTTGGAAAGATTACTATTACTATTTAATAATTCTTCAGAAAATATTTCTAACAAAACAAAGCAAGGTTTAGCAACTTTTATATATCTTGAAGTTCTTGATGCAAGTCTTTCTTTTGATGGTGTCGTGAGTGCCTTTGCGCTAACACGAAACCTACCTATAATAGTAATAGGTCTTTCTATCGGCGCTATATACGTTCGTTCTATGACCATGACATTGCTTAGAAAAAATGTACTCAATGAATATCGCTATTTAGAGCATGGAGCATTCTATGCTATAGCATTACTATCTGTTATCATGTTTTTACAAACTATCATACATATTCCAGAAGTTATTACAGGAATTTGCAGCTCTATATTGATAATATTATCACTTCGATCATCAATAATTCATACTTCTTAACATGTATTTCTGACATAAACAGAACTATCATCATGTTCTATTTTAGTAATTTCAAATCTAATACATGAATAAAACTTATATGAAACTTTTTTGCAACTCCTTAACAATCTCCTCTACTCTTCTTTTTGTAAAAATGAGTGTAACAAACGAACACAAAACCTCTACAATCACGCTAAACCGATAAACTTCTTCCTAAGAAATAGAAACAAGCTTCTCATAATTATGGATTATTGTAATTTCATAAAATTTAAAAGAACAAACATAAAACAAAAAATCTATTCCTCAATATAACTTTCGCTTTATTTTTTTACACTGAGCTATATATTTTTCTTTCACTATAAACTCATAGAACGCATTAATTTAAAAATTACAATCTAAGATCCCTTTATCCTATGTAATAAAGACATATAATTTTTTAAATTAATAAGTCCTTCCCAGTATAACAAATCTATATACAAATATGCGAACCGAGTTCTACTACTCGATTCGCAGGTAAATAGAAATAATCAGAAGGATTTTCAGAAAGACTAAGTAGCATAATAAAGAGATGATCTTGCCAAGATGGCATTCCAGAACATGAATTCGGCACTAATTTGCGACGTCCTAAATAAAATGAAGTTGTCATAATTTCAAACTTTAGAGAATTTTTTCTAAGCATTGCAAGTGCCTGAGAAACATTCTGTACCTCCATGTACCCAAATATCATTTCTACACGTGAAAATCGTTCAGATATTCGTTCAACTATAAAGCGTTTTTCTTGTGAAATACGCGGCTTATTAGCCGTATTTATTGTTAAAATAATATTCTGTTCATGTATAACGTGGTTATGTTTTATATTTTGAAGTAACGCAGTAGGAACAGAATGAGGGTCACTCGTAAAAAAAATTGCTGTTCCTGGAACCTTCACAGGAGCATGCTGCTCTGTAGATTGTTCAATCGAACTAATAAAAGATGTTAAAGGAATATCTGTATGACGTGTAAGAGTAGATAAAAGATTTGTGCCACGTCTCCATGTCCACATAATTATCATACAGATACATGCAATTAATAAAGGTATATAACCACCTTCAAAAATTTTAAGTATATTTGCTCCAAAAAATATAATTTCAACTAATAAAATAGGAAACACAATCACAATAGTTTTTAGTAATGACCAATGCCAATATACTTGGGTGAATATAGAAAACATCATAGTAGAAATAAGCATAGTACCACTTACAGAAATACCATAAGCAGTGGTAAGCGCGTCAGAGCTTCTAAAATTAATTACAAATGCAATCACTCCTAAAAACAAAAATGTATTAACACTTGGCAAAAATACTTGTCCCTTAAATTTCTCTGATGTAAAAAGAATTTGCATACGGGGGAAAAAACCTAAATTGATTGCTTGTCGTATTAATGAAAACATCCCTGTTATTACAGCCTGACTGGCAATAACAGTTGCACATGTTGCCATAAAAATTGCAAATGGCAAAAACCAGCTTGGAAACATTAAATAAAAAGGATCAATTATTGCTTCAGGCTTTGCAAGAACTAGAGCTCCCTGCCCTAAATAATTAAGGGTCAAAGCAGGAAATACAACAACCATCCAAGCATACTGGATTGGACGACGTCCAAAATGTCCAAGATCTGTATAAAGAGCTTCAGCTCCTGTAACTGTTAAAAACGCAGAACCAAGTATGAAAAAAATAAGATGGTTTTCTTTCATAATTAATTTTATAGCATAAATAGGATTTAAAGCAGCTAAAATACTCCAATCATTAACAATATTTAAAATTCCTGAAATAGCCAGAATTGTAAACCAAACTATCATTACAGGAAAGAAAAAACGCGCCATTGCTCCAGTTCCATGTGACTGAACAGCAAATAACAGCACCAATATACCTATAGAAATAGGCATAATAAAATCTTCTAGCCCTGGAGCAACATGCTTTAAACCTTCTATAGCAGAAAGCACAGAAAGCGCTGGAGTTACCATGGTATCGCCTACAAACAAAGAAGCGCCTGCTAACCCAAGAAAAATTAATATTGTTTTTTTAATGCAATCTTTTTTTAATAATAAGGCAAGTAACGATAACGTTCCCCCTTCACCATCATTATCAGCTCTTAAGAATAACAATACATATTTTATTGTTACAATAATTGTAAGAATCCATATCATTATTGACGTTACACCAATAATTTCTGTCCTATCTAAAGAACCATTAGCTTCTAAAGGTTTCACTGCACCTCTAAAAGCATATAAAACACTGGTACCTATATCTCCATAAACGACACCTATAGATTCTAACGTAAGATAAAACAATTGATATTTATCAATTTTAGAATGAGTTCGGTAAGTATCAATCATTACAAATATCAGCCTTAATTTATTCCAAATGACCTTCTAGATAATAGAAATATTATTTTATCCTTTACTTATCAAATGTTTTAACTTTAAGCTAAGGAATTAGAACTTATTGTTGATATGAATAAGTAAAAAAATAATATATTAATATTAACTCCTCCATACTAAAGTCAAACATGAAATATAAACCATGATAAGCATCATTTATTCACAATTTACGTTACAAAAATTTTAATTTACTTAAGGACCTATTTACAACATATCAAGATAACTATTCTATATCTTATTAGAAATTCCACTGGAAATTTTTTCCCATATCTGTGAAGCAATCTGCTGATATGTAATGACTATATCTTTTTCTGGCTTATAAAGAAAAATTGGCATCCCAATATCTGAAGAAATCCTAATATCAATATCAAAAGGCAAGGCGCCTAAAAATTCTACACCTAGACGTTTAGCTTCATCAGAAGCCCCACCACGACCATATATATCATAATATAAGCCAGTATCATCAGCTATAAAATAACTCATATTCTCAACTATTCCAAGAACAGGAACTTGTACTTTATTAAACATAGTAACTGCTCTGCGTGCATCAATCAAAGCTAAATCTTGTGGTGTAGAAACTA
Proteins encoded:
- a CDS encoding potassium transporter Kup — its product is MIDTYRTHSKIDKYQLFYLTLESIGVVYGDIGTSVLYAFRGAVKPLEANGSLDRTEIIGVTSIMIWILTIIVTIKYVLLFLRADNDGEGGTLSLLALLLKKDCIKKTILIFLGLAGASLFVGDTMVTPALSVLSAIEGLKHVAPGLEDFIMPISIGILVLLFAVQSHGTGAMARFFFPVMIVWFTILAISGILNIVNDWSILAALNPIYAIKLIMKENHLIFFILGSAFLTVTGAEALYTDLGHFGRRPIQYAWMVVVFPALTLNYLGQGALVLAKPEAIIDPFYLMFPSWFLPFAIFMATCATVIASQAVITGMFSLIRQAINLGFFPRMQILFTSEKFKGQVFLPSVNTFLFLGVIAFVINFRSSDALTTAYGISVSGTMLISTMMFSIFTQVYWHWSLLKTIVIVFPILLVEIIFFGANILKIFEGGYIPLLIACICMIIMWTWRRGTNLLSTLTRHTDIPLTSFISSIEQSTEQHAPVKVPGTAIFFTSDPHSVPTALLQNIKHNHVIHEQNIILTINTANKPRISQEKRFIVERISERFSRVEMIFGYMEVQNVSQALAMLRKNSLKFEIMTTSFYLGRRKLVPNSCSGMPSWQDHLFIMLLSLSENPSDYFYLPANRVVELGSHICI